In Paracoccus jeotgali, the following are encoded in one genomic region:
- a CDS encoding winged helix-turn-helix transcriptional regulator, translated as MDQAAHEFDDDSTLVARFSVVRALAVVGDTWTLLILRAAFKGTRRFSDWQNDLGIPKAVLTNRLDRLVEARVFRKSPVSKGGKRMEYYLDEAGLDLWETLVAMVRWSRRWYWPQSDDGLWFRHRLCGERCDVILSCNVCAQPLTPFNTYAEPGPGEGLEPRIEPHSRRRANSAIRHGQDALGSEEALTLFGDMWAPAIVASAFRGGRRFNDLVAYLRIPPLVLSMRLKELIEIGVLARRTIDDSERYEAFHLTRKGLDLFPYIAMMAKWGDKWRDDPSGVPLVFHHRDCGHEYTPLYRCSACGERIRRADLDILDTGW; from the coding sequence ATGGATCAGGCCGCGCACGAGTTTGACGACGACAGCACGCTGGTCGCGCGGTTCTCGGTGGTGCGGGCGCTGGCGGTGGTCGGCGACACCTGGACGCTGCTGATCCTGCGCGCGGCCTTCAAGGGCACGCGGCGTTTCTCGGACTGGCAGAACGATCTGGGCATCCCCAAGGCGGTGCTGACCAACCGGCTGGACCGGCTGGTCGAGGCCCGCGTCTTCCGCAAATCGCCGGTCAGCAAGGGCGGCAAGCGGATGGAGTATTATCTGGACGAGGCCGGGCTGGACCTGTGGGAGACGCTGGTCGCCATGGTCCGCTGGTCGCGCCGCTGGTACTGGCCGCAAAGCGATGACGGGCTGTGGTTCCGCCATCGGCTGTGCGGCGAAAGATGCGACGTCATCCTTAGCTGCAATGTCTGCGCGCAGCCGCTGACGCCGTTCAACACCTATGCCGAACCCGGCCCCGGCGAGGGGCTGGAGCCGCGGATCGAACCGCATTCCCGCCGCCGCGCCAATTCCGCCATCCGCCACGGGCAGGACGCGCTGGGTTCGGAAGAGGCGCTGACCCTGTTCGGCGACATGTGGGCGCCGGCCATCGTCGCCAGCGCCTTTCGCGGCGGCCGCCGGTTCAACGATCTTGTCGCCTATCTGCGCATTCCGCCGCTGGTGCTGTCCATGCGGCTGAAAGAGCTGATCGAGATCGGCGTGCTGGCCCGCCGCACCATCGACGACAGCGAACGCTACGAGGCGTTTCACCTGACCCGCAAGGGCTTGGACCTGTTTCCCTATATCGCGATGATGGCAAAATGGGGCGACAAGTGGCGCGACGATCCCAGCGGCGTGCCGCTGGTGTTCCACCACCGCGATTGCGGCCATGAATACACGCCGCTCTATCGCTGCTCGGCCTGTGGCGAGCGCATCCGCCGTGCCGATCTGGATATCCTCGACACGGGCTGGTGA
- a CDS encoding SDR family NAD(P)-dependent oxidoreductase, protein MTSAAQDRPDLSGRVAIVTGAGKGLGRTYALELARAGAAVVVNNRRHPGEADEDTSAARTVAEIEAAGGRAVADWSAVQDPDSGTSMVSRAMEAFGRLDIVVANAAAPQARSFHKLTLDEFRSVFDVGFLGTLHLMHAAWPILREQGYGRVIMTSSSAGRYGQHGMSAYGASKSAVDSLVRTLAAEGGSKGICVNGVSPYAATPMTAGHIEGAMAEAFVPERVAPLVLWLASEGCSVNGSILVAGGGRFRMVETAETVSLARENGFDAMIEQLKDAPRKAHPSSNRAFDTLLVECGFEPRTPA, encoded by the coding sequence ATGACCAGCGCAGCACAAGATCGCCCCGACCTGTCCGGCCGCGTCGCCATCGTCACCGGCGCCGGCAAGGGGCTGGGCCGGACCTATGCGCTGGAACTGGCGCGCGCCGGGGCCGCGGTGGTGGTCAACAACCGCCGCCACCCCGGCGAGGCGGATGAGGACACCTCGGCCGCCAGGACCGTGGCCGAGATCGAGGCCGCGGGCGGCCGCGCCGTCGCCGACTGGTCGGCGGTGCAGGACCCCGACAGCGGCACCAGCATGGTCTCGCGCGCGATGGAGGCCTTTGGGCGGCTGGATATCGTGGTCGCCAACGCCGCCGCACCGCAGGCGCGCAGCTTTCACAAGCTGACCCTCGACGAATTCCGCAGCGTGTTCGATGTGGGCTTTCTGGGCACGCTGCATCTGATGCACGCCGCCTGGCCGATCCTGCGCGAGCAGGGCTATGGCCGCGTCATCATGACCAGCTCCAGCGCCGGACGTTACGGCCAGCACGGGATGAGCGCCTATGGCGCCTCGAAAAGCGCGGTGGACAGTCTGGTCCGCACGCTGGCGGCGGAAGGCGGCAGCAAGGGCATCTGCGTGAACGGCGTTTCGCCCTATGCGGCGACGCCGATGACCGCGGGGCATATCGAGGGCGCGATGGCCGAGGCGTTCGTGCCCGAGCGCGTGGCGCCGCTGGTCTTGTGGCTGGCCAGCGAAGGCTGTTCCGTCAATGGCAGCATTCTGGTCGCGGGCGGCGGGCGTTTCCGCATGGTCGAGACGGCCGAGACGGTGAGCCTGGCGCGCGAGAACGGCTTTGACGCGATGATCGAGCAGTTGAAGGACGCGCCGCGCAAGGCCCATCCCAGCTCGAACCGGGCCTTCGACACGCTGCTGGTCGAATGTGGGTTCGAACCGCGGACCCCCGCCTGA
- a CDS encoding carotenoid oxygenase family protein: MLHIFDHGHSTVKFPNDNPYLNGPHKPIDLEYTAKGPELEVVGEIPKDLQGMYVRNGHNQIHEPIGRYHPFDGDSMLHAVWFNEGKVEYRNRFTMTTGLLAERAAGKSLWPGIIEPRKAVRRGWGSIGKMKDNAGTDVIVHGGKIIVAMSQCSEPYRLDTRTLETLGPDENWAQALGDRGICSHFKVDEHSGHMMFFNFAEEPPFMNYGVVDAENNLVHYVPIDLPGPRWPHDMGMTENYCVLHDLPLYFDHEGLKQGKHRLGFHRDVPSRFGVIPRFGTNEDVKWFEAEPCYMLHLSNTYEDGDEIVMDGCIIGNPIPDMSDLPKEGYERLNRMLDMHTTETRMHRWRFNMRTGETKEERLDDTITEFPMINGLHNGRDYRYSYNALPQPGSWLLDGLKKYDVKTGQTQTFMMPKGEFVSEAPFAPRLNSKSEDDGYVVTFVTNVNTGKGECVLFDAANIDKGPICRIIMPYHIPTGAHAFWAGPHMLYENGVSLAD; this comes from the coding sequence ATGCTCCATATCTTCGATCACGGTCATTCGACCGTGAAATTCCCGAACGACAACCCCTATCTGAACGGGCCGCACAAGCCCATCGACCTGGAATACACCGCAAAGGGCCCCGAGCTCGAGGTGGTGGGCGAGATCCCCAAGGATCTGCAGGGCATGTATGTCCGCAACGGCCACAACCAGATCCACGAACCCATCGGCCGCTATCACCCCTTTGACGGCGACAGTATGCTGCATGCCGTCTGGTTCAACGAGGGCAAGGTCGAATACCGCAACCGCTTCACCATGACCACGGGCCTGCTCGCCGAACGCGCCGCCGGCAAGTCGCTGTGGCCCGGCATCATCGAGCCGCGCAAGGCGGTCCGTCGCGGCTGGGGCAGCATCGGCAAGATGAAGGACAATGCCGGCACCGACGTCATCGTCCATGGCGGCAAGATCATCGTCGCCATGTCGCAATGTTCCGAGCCCTACCGGCTGGACACGCGCACGCTGGAAACGCTGGGACCGGACGAGAACTGGGCGCAGGCGCTTGGCGACCGCGGCATCTGCTCGCACTTCAAGGTGGACGAGCACAGCGGCCACATGATGTTCTTCAACTTCGCCGAAGAGCCGCCCTTCATGAATTACGGCGTCGTCGATGCCGAGAACAACCTTGTCCACTATGTTCCCATCGACCTGCCCGGCCCGCGCTGGCCGCATGACATGGGCATGACCGAGAATTACTGCGTGCTGCACGACCTGCCGCTGTATTTCGACCACGAGGGGCTGAAGCAGGGCAAGCATCGGCTGGGCTTCCACCGCGACGTGCCCTCGCGCTTCGGGGTGATCCCGCGCTTTGGCACCAATGAGGACGTGAAGTGGTTCGAGGCCGAACCCTGCTATATGCTGCACCTGTCCAACACCTATGAGGATGGCGACGAGATCGTCATGGACGGCTGCATCATCGGCAACCCGATCCCCGACATGTCCGACCTGCCGAAAGAGGGCTACGAGCGTCTGAACCGGATGCTGGACATGCACACGACCGAAACCCGGATGCATCGCTGGCGCTTCAACATGCGCACCGGCGAGACGAAGGAAGAGCGGCTGGACGACACCATCACCGAGTTTCCGATGATCAACGGCCTGCATAACGGCCGCGACTATCGCTACAGCTACAACGCGCTGCCGCAGCCGGGGTCGTGGTTGCTGGACGGGCTGAAGAAATACGACGTCAAAACCGGCCAGACCCAGACCTTCATGATGCCCAAGGGCGAGTTCGTCAGCGAGGCGCCCTTTGCCCCGCGCCTGAACTCGAAATCCGAGGATGACGGCTACGTCGTGACCTTCGTGACCAATGTGAACACCGGCAAGGGCGAATGTGTGCTGTTCGATGCCGCCAATATCGACAAGGGGCCGATCTGCCGGATCATCATGCCCTATCACATCCCGACCGGCGCCCATGCCTTCTGGGCCGGTCCGCACATGCTGTATGAAAACGGCGTCAGCCTGGCGGACTGA
- a CDS encoding acyl-CoA thioesterase: MPERSDQPSPLPFLTHEALRFRDMDPLGHINNSVYATLLEQNRVAFQCEPGGFREAQGQTAVLATLTIDFLREMRWPGTVEVSLGISRIGRSSFDFQQQIVLDGQLIARGRCTQVLIDEGLRSAVPLSEEQKQMLTRWMIDAE; the protein is encoded by the coding sequence ATGCCCGAACGATCCGACCAGCCAAGCCCGCTGCCCTTCCTGACGCATGAGGCGCTGCGCTTTCGCGACATGGACCCGCTGGGGCATATCAACAACTCGGTCTATGCGACGCTGCTGGAACAGAACCGCGTGGCCTTCCAGTGCGAGCCCGGCGGATTCCGCGAGGCCCAGGGCCAGACCGCCGTGCTGGCGACGCTGACCATCGACTTTCTGCGCGAGATGCGCTGGCCGGGCACGGTCGAGGTCTCGCTGGGGATCTCGCGGATCGGGCGCAGCAGCTTTGATTTCCAGCAGCAGATCGTGCTGGACGGGCAGTTGATCGCCCGCGGCCGCTGCACGCAGGTCTTGATCGACGAGGGGTTGCGCAGCGCGGTGCCGCTGTCGGAGGAGCAGAAACAGATGCTGACGCGCTGGATGATCGACGCCGAATGA
- a CDS encoding aldehyde dehydrogenase family protein → MTAASAIEVRNPRTGARDYSFLPDTPADVAAVAERLRAAQPAWEQAGVAHRAAVLTQLTDAIQRHRDALHRAVETDTGRRFETGIELSAVGFWVERWSRIAAETFAEELHDTEFPGIASQAGYLAYPLVGVISPWNFPLALSLMDAVPALLAGAAVMVKPSEVTPRFIDVMDRILDEVPDLRDVLAYLRRAGDIGAAVVEQSDLVCFTGSTATGRKVVVQAAQRFIPCFTELGGKDPAVILPGADLDRAATAIANGATLGSGQQCYSIERIYVPRADRDGFLDLLLDKVGKLRLSHPDPAKGEIGPLTFAPQAEIIERHLQDAVEKGATILCGGRIIDRDGAKWCPPTVLADVTHDMLVMREETFGPVLPVMAYDSVDQAVTLANDSTYGLSGAVFGPEAEAIAVARRLWVGGISINDAGIAPMLMGDRLVAEKTAFRGSGLGGSRLGRDALKRFLRKQAILVNRNPGASPWWFETLQKED, encoded by the coding sequence ATGACCGCAGCATCCGCGATCGAGGTGCGCAACCCCCGCACTGGCGCGCGCGATTACAGTTTCCTGCCCGATACGCCGGCAGACGTGGCGGCGGTGGCTGAACGGCTGCGCGCCGCGCAACCGGCTTGGGAACAGGCCGGCGTGGCGCATCGCGCCGCAGTTCTGACGCAGTTGACCGACGCCATCCAGCGTCACCGCGACGCGCTGCACCGGGCCGTCGAGACCGACACCGGGCGGCGCTTCGAAACCGGGATCGAGCTGTCCGCCGTCGGCTTCTGGGTCGAGCGCTGGTCGCGCATCGCGGCCGAGACCTTTGCCGAGGAACTGCACGACACCGAATTTCCCGGCATCGCGTCGCAGGCCGGCTATCTGGCCTATCCGCTGGTCGGGGTGATCAGCCCGTGGAATTTCCCGCTCGCGCTGTCGCTGATGGACGCGGTCCCGGCGCTGCTGGCCGGGGCGGCGGTGATGGTCAAACCGTCCGAGGTGACGCCGCGCTTTATCGACGTCATGGATCGCATCCTGGACGAGGTGCCGGACCTGCGCGATGTGCTGGCCTATCTGCGCCGCGCGGGCGATATCGGTGCGGCGGTGGTCGAGCAGAGCGATCTGGTCTGCTTCACCGGCTCGACCGCGACCGGGCGCAAGGTCGTCGTGCAGGCGGCGCAGCGATTCATCCCCTGCTTTACCGAGCTTGGCGGCAAGGACCCGGCGGTGATCCTGCCCGGCGCCGATCTGGACCGCGCCGCGACCGCCATCGCCAATGGCGCGACGCTTGGCAGCGGCCAACAATGCTATTCGATCGAGCGGATCTATGTCCCCCGCGCCGACCGCGACGGCTTTCTGGATCTGCTGCTGGACAAGGTGGGCAAGCTGCGGCTGAGCCACCCCGATCCGGCCAAGGGCGAGATCGGGCCGCTGACCTTCGCCCCGCAGGCCGAGATCATCGAACGGCATCTGCAGGATGCGGTGGAGAAGGGCGCCACCATCCTCTGCGGCGGGCGGATCATCGACCGCGACGGCGCGAAATGGTGCCCGCCCACGGTGCTGGCCGATGTCACCCATGACATGCTGGTGATGCGCGAGGAAACCTTTGGCCCGGTGCTGCCGGTCATGGCCTATGACAGCGTCGATCAGGCGGTCACGCTGGCCAATGATTCGACCTATGGCCTGAGCGGTGCCGTGTTCGGGCCGGAAGCCGAGGCGATTGCCGTGGCGCGGCGGCTGTGGGTCGGCGGTATCTCGATCAACGATGCCGGGATCGCGCCGATGCTGATGGGCGACAGGCTGGTGGCGGAAAAGACCGCGTTCCGCGGCTCTGGCCTTGGCGGGTCGCGGCTGGGGCGCGACGCGCTCAAGAGGTTTCTGCGCAAGCAGGCGATCCTGGTGAACCGCAATCCGGGCGCCTCGCCCTGGTGGTTCGAAACCTTGCAGAAGGAAGACTGA
- a CDS encoding SDR family NAD(P)-dependent oxidoreductase, whose protein sequence is MDFSNRIVLVTGSASGIGRAIAHRFAEAGAQLVLHGLNQQDATETVARELQDKGARTLQTDGDLTDPEVVRAIAAQIQDHAGRLDVLVNCAGASPLKNRLEDMPLADWNRVIAINLTSQMLMCQAALPLLRKSDAPAIVNISSSVTRVGGVPGGIAYTAAKGGVDAFNRALARELAPEGIRVNAVAPGLVESDFHPFSAKANYTSVVDLIPMGRIGEPADLAGPVVFLASKDAGWVTGEIVEATGGMRLSV, encoded by the coding sequence ATGGATTTCAGCAACCGGATCGTTCTGGTGACGGGCAGTGCCTCGGGGATCGGGCGCGCCATCGCCCATCGTTTCGCCGAGGCCGGGGCGCAGCTGGTGCTGCATGGGCTGAACCAGCAGGACGCGACCGAGACGGTGGCCCGCGAGTTGCAGGACAAGGGCGCCAGGACGCTGCAGACCGATGGCGATCTGACCGACCCCGAGGTGGTGCGCGCCATCGCCGCGCAGATACAGGACCATGCCGGGCGGCTGGATGTGCTGGTCAACTGCGCCGGGGCCTCGCCGTTGAAGAACCGGCTGGAGGACATGCCGCTGGCCGACTGGAACCGCGTCATCGCGATCAACCTGACCTCGCAGATGCTGATGTGTCAGGCCGCGCTGCCGCTGCTGCGCAAATCCGACGCGCCCGCCATCGTCAATATCAGCTCATCCGTGACGCGGGTCGGCGGGGTGCCTGGCGGCATCGCCTATACCGCTGCCAAGGGCGGCGTCGATGCCTTTAACCGCGCGCTGGCCCGCGAGCTCGCGCCCGAGGGCATCCGCGTCAATGCGGTGGCACCGGGGCTGGTCGAATCCGATTTCCACCCGTTTTCGGCCAAGGCGAATTATACCTCGGTCGTCGATCTGATCCCCATGGGCCGGATCGGAGAGCCTGCCGATCTGGCCGGGCCGGTGGTGTTTCTGGCCTCGAAAGACGCGGGCTGGGTCACGGGCGAGATCGTCGAGGCGACCGGCGGGATGCGGCTGTCGGTCTAG
- a CDS encoding class I adenylate-forming enzyme family protein, protein MDDSRQILVLQDLLARNRRDYADNECLVDPIDRARIADGEAKRLTWAEFGARVDRVALTLSRAGLGKGDVALLVAPTLHETLVAQLACIELGALVASIPVQYRENEVEALIARLSPKALIGYARLGKHANARMLAEVADRSGAQAAVLAFGADLPDGVIPLDNDTPLSDAEQAELDAIREAVDPQPDDPAFLVFTSGTSARPKAIARTHAQTLTTSSFLQDVADLPMGGCFLSPRMLNTVGSLANGLASWLHLAARMVLHHPFDIEVFLRQIAQERPQVTSCPPAILNMILRRIEEGETLDLDGLKYITSGSAQLNPALFREFRERFGIRLVNVYGSSEGAMLISSDKDIPDEETRAHCFMSHAKGQPGSCLPALTGTQTRIVDPSTGEEITAPDQVGELRLKGPGMLAGYWDDADLTRESFDDEGWFRTGDLFTFSGDQGQYLSFAGRLKNIILRGGLNISAEEIQNLAATHPAVAEAVAVAVPDAKLGEKVGLAVVLRPGHQLTLDELNRHLRDVRKVAVFKLPEYLKTLDALPTMASGKTDIHAIRALLRAEAATD, encoded by the coding sequence TTGGACGATTCAAGACAGATCCTGGTCCTGCAGGACCTCTTGGCCCGCAATCGCCGCGACTATGCCGATAACGAGTGTCTGGTGGACCCGATCGACCGCGCCCGCATCGCCGATGGCGAGGCCAAGCGCCTGACCTGGGCCGAGTTCGGCGCCCGCGTCGACCGCGTTGCGCTGACGCTGTCGCGTGCCGGGCTGGGCAAGGGCGATGTGGCGCTGCTGGTGGCGCCCACGCTGCACGAAACGCTGGTCGCGCAGCTGGCCTGCATCGAGCTGGGCGCGCTGGTCGCCTCGATCCCCGTCCAGTATCGCGAGAACGAGGTCGAGGCGCTGATCGCGCGGCTCTCGCCCAAGGCGCTGATCGGCTATGCGCGGCTGGGCAAGCACGCCAATGCCAGGATGCTGGCCGAGGTCGCCGACCGAAGCGGCGCGCAAGCCGCCGTCCTCGCCTTTGGCGCCGATCTGCCCGACGGCGTGATCCCGCTGGACAATGACACGCCGCTGAGCGACGCCGAACAGGCCGAACTGGACGCCATCCGCGAGGCCGTCGATCCGCAGCCCGACGATCCGGCCTTTCTGGTCTTTACCTCTGGCACCTCGGCGCGGCCCAAGGCGATTGCCCGCACCCACGCCCAGACCCTGACCACATCCAGCTTTCTGCAGGACGTGGCCGACCTGCCGATGGGCGGCTGTTTCCTGTCGCCCCGGATGCTGAACACGGTCGGTTCGCTGGCCAACGGGCTCGCCTCGTGGCTGCATCTGGCGGCGCGGATGGTCCTGCACCACCCGTTTGATATCGAGGTCTTCCTGCGCCAGATCGCGCAAGAGCGGCCGCAGGTCACAAGCTGCCCGCCCGCCATCCTCAACATGATCCTGCGCCGCATCGAAGAGGGCGAGACGCTGGATCTGGACGGGCTGAAATACATCACCTCGGGTTCCGCGCAGCTGAATCCCGCGCTGTTCCGCGAGTTCCGCGAGCGCTTCGGCATCAGGCTGGTCAACGTCTATGGGTCCAGCGAGGGCGCGATGCTGATCTCGTCCGACAAGGACATCCCCGACGAAGAGACCCGCGCCCATTGCTTCATGAGCCATGCCAAGGGTCAGCCCGGATCCTGCCTGCCGGCGCTGACCGGTACCCAGACCCGCATCGTCGATCCCTCGACGGGCGAGGAAATCACCGCCCCCGATCAGGTGGGCGAACTGCGCCTGAAGGGGCCGGGGATGCTGGCAGGCTATTGGGACGATGCGGATCTGACCCGCGAGTCCTTCGACGACGAGGGCTGGTTCCGCACCGGCGATCTGTTCACCTTCTCGGGCGATCAGGGGCAGTATCTCAGCTTTGCCGGGCGGCTCAAGAACATCATCCTGCGCGGCGGGCTGAACATCTCGGCCGAGGAAATCCAGAACCTCGCCGCCACCCACCCCGCCGTGGCCGAGGCGGTGGCCGTCGCGGTGCCGGACGCCAAGCTGGGCGAAAAGGTCGGGCTGGCGGTGGTCCTGCGCCCCGGCCACCAGTTGACGCTGGACGAGCTGAACCGGCATCTGCGCGATGTCCGCAAGGTCGCGGTCTTCAAGCTGCCGGAATATCTGAAAACCCTCGACGCGCTGCCGACCATGGCCAGCGGCAAGACCGATATCCACGCGATCCGGGCGCTGTTGCGGGCCGAGGCCGCGACGGACTAA
- a CDS encoding DUF1295 domain-containing protein, giving the protein MIYAFVIWIIFAVTWRLVMPPEARGRNWSYAHMLVPGIGLLVYSLAPPGLAQPVGVWLWGGVAMFFLGAIGWSIGMAMRNHSIMDVVYPCISLGIALTMVLLAAPQMTMRLIVVLGLMVVWMLRMVLHAFGTNFDTEQQPYAAHRKRFGSRWPAWSFFAVYMLQGILIWIWCMPFAFTAVAGDVTMQWTDWLGVAVWLVGFIFLVVSDSQMNAFKADPANKGGIMDRGLWSLSRHPNYFGESLVWFGYFMFALAHPWGWVSIIGPIYTTWFMGWGSATPGNERHMRKTRGEAWDDYVRRVPMFFPRLTPRRNGGQS; this is encoded by the coding sequence ATGATTTACGCGTTCGTCATCTGGATCATTTTCGCCGTCACCTGGCGGCTGGTCATGCCGCCCGAGGCGCGCGGCCGCAACTGGAGCTATGCCCACATGCTCGTCCCCGGCATCGGGTTGCTGGTCTACAGCCTCGCGCCGCCCGGACTGGCCCAGCCGGTGGGCGTCTGGCTGTGGGGCGGCGTCGCCATGTTCTTTCTGGGCGCCATCGGGTGGAGCATCGGCATGGCGATGCGCAACCACAGCATCATGGACGTGGTCTATCCCTGCATCAGCCTGGGCATCGCGCTGACCATGGTCCTGCTGGCCGCGCCGCAGATGACCATGCGGCTGATCGTCGTGCTGGGGCTGATGGTGGTGTGGATGCTGCGCATGGTCCTGCACGCCTTCGGCACCAATTTCGACACCGAGCAGCAGCCCTACGCCGCCCATCGCAAGCGCTTCGGCTCGCGCTGGCCGGCTTGGAGCTTTTTCGCCGTCTACATGCTGCAGGGCATCCTGATCTGGATCTGGTGCATGCCCTTCGCCTTTACCGCCGTCGCCGGCGACGTCACGATGCAGTGGACGGACTGGCTGGGCGTGGCCGTGTGGCTGGTCGGGTTCATCTTCCTCGTCGTGTCGGATTCGCAGATGAACGCCTTCAAGGCCGATCCGGCCAACAAGGGCGGGATCATGGATCGCGGCCTGTGGTCGCTGAGCCGTCACCCCAACTATTTCGGCGAATCGCTGGTCTGGTTCGGCTATTTCATGTTCGCGCTGGCGCATCCCTGGGGCTGGGTCAGCATCATCGGCCCGATCTACACCACCTGGTTCATGGGCTGGGGTTCCGCCACGCCCGGCAATGAGCGGCACATGCGCAAGACCCGTGGCGAGGCCTGGGACGACTATGTCCGCCGCGTGCCAATGTTCTTCCCGCGCCTGACGCCGCGTCGCAACGGGGGGCAGTCGTGA
- a CDS encoding acetyl-CoA C-acyltransferase → MQTVIIDAIRTPRGRGTTRGGALSSLRAADLLAGLYREIAARHPGVEALVGDALIGCVTQTGDQGSNIGKVAALRANWPDEVPAATINRFCASGLSAVNAAAAQAQVNDSVVLGGGVEMMSRTPMFSDNGVLFADKDVARSARSVHPVLGADLVATQHDISRADCDAYAALSQQRAEAARARGAFTSIIPVRDASGAVLLDQDETIRSGVTAESLSGLDPVFEKVGDASDVAALLSGFPDLHRIVHVHHAGNAPAMADGAALVLMAGEDAAKRHGLTPRARILATAEANVAITQTGAVDASRLALQRAGLSADDIDLWEVRDSFAAVTLHYIRAFDLSLDKFNVNGSSIALGHPMGATGAMLVGTLLDEMDARDLRYGLVAIAGAAGVASAAVIERIPT, encoded by the coding sequence ATGCAGACTGTCATCATCGATGCGATCCGAACGCCGCGCGGCCGTGGCACCACCAGGGGCGGTGCGCTCAGCAGCCTGCGGGCGGCCGACCTGCTGGCCGGGCTTTACCGCGAAATTGCCGCCCGTCATCCGGGGGTCGAGGCGCTGGTCGGCGATGCGCTGATCGGCTGCGTCACCCAGACCGGGGATCAGGGCTCGAACATCGGCAAGGTCGCGGCCTTGCGGGCGAACTGGCCGGACGAGGTGCCCGCCGCCACCATCAACCGCTTCTGCGCCTCGGGCCTGTCGGCGGTCAATGCGGCGGCTGCGCAGGCGCAGGTCAATGACAGCGTCGTGCTGGGCGGCGGGGTCGAGATGATGTCCCGCACCCCGATGTTTTCCGACAATGGGGTGCTGTTCGCGGATAAGGATGTCGCGCGGTCGGCGCGGTCCGTTCATCCGGTGCTGGGCGCCGATCTGGTCGCCACGCAGCACGACATCAGCCGCGCCGATTGCGACGCCTATGCCGCGCTGTCGCAACAGCGGGCCGAGGCGGCGCGGGCGCGCGGGGCCTTCACCTCGATCATCCCGGTCCGCGATGCCAGCGGTGCGGTGCTGCTGGATCAGGACGAAACCATCCGCAGCGGCGTGACGGCGGAAAGCCTGTCCGGGCTGGACCCGGTCTTTGAAAAGGTCGGTGACGCATCGGACGTGGCAGCCCTGCTGAGCGGGTTTCCCGATCTGCACCGGATCGTGCATGTCCACCATGCCGGCAACGCCCCGGCCATGGCCGATGGCGCGGCGCTGGTGCTGATGGCGGGCGAAGATGCTGCGAAGCGTCACGGGCTGACCCCGCGCGCCCGCATCCTCGCCACCGCCGAGGCGAATGTCGCCATCACCCAGACCGGCGCCGTGGATGCCAGCCGCCTTGCCCTGCAGCGCGCCGGGCTAAGCGCCGACGATATCGACCTGTGGGAGGTGCGCGACAGCTTTGCCGCCGTCACCCTGCACTATATCCGCGCCTTCGATCTTTCCTTGGACAAATTCAACGTCAACGGAAGCTCGATCGCGCTTGGCCATCCGATGGGGGCGACCGGCGCGATGCTGGTCGGCACCCTGCTGGACGAAATGGACGCCCGCGATCTGCGCTATGGACTGGTCGCAATCGCGGGGGCAGCCGGGGTCGCCTCGGCTGCCGTGATCGAACGTATCCCAACTTGA